The following proteins are encoded in a genomic region of Dyadobacter sp. UC 10:
- a CDS encoding helix-turn-helix domain-containing protein — protein MAKIFQITSFDESELEQLIHNSVIRALQNWQPPKDPPVHKDFLTRKEVSSLLQLSLPTIDQYIKTGILDAVRFKGRIRIKGSSIASATETIKSLRYKRK, from the coding sequence ATGGCAAAAATATTTCAAATCACTTCTTTTGATGAGTCGGAACTAGAGCAACTCATCCACAATTCAGTCATTCGGGCATTGCAAAACTGGCAGCCCCCGAAAGATCCACCGGTCCACAAGGATTTTCTTACCAGGAAGGAAGTGTCAAGCCTGCTTCAGCTAAGTTTACCTACGATCGACCAATATATCAAAACAGGTATACTTGATGCCGTAAGATTCAAGGGCCGAATCAGGATTAAGGGTTCAAGTATCGCATCTGCTACAGAAACGATTAAGTCACTACGTTATAAGCGGAAATGA